In one window of Methanosarcina vacuolata Z-761 DNA:
- a CDS encoding signal recognition particle protein Srp19 — translation MRDRGKLVIWPVYLDQTKSRSSGRIISRKNAIKEPQLNEIKEAARQLGLNPEVEPEKAYPKSWWEVSGRVLVDDNGPKTVIAKQIALAIKKMRGPESSAKA, via the coding sequence ATGAGAGACAGGGGAAAACTTGTAATCTGGCCTGTATATCTCGACCAGACAAAGTCAAGGAGCAGCGGCAGAATAATATCCCGAAAAAATGCTATAAAGGAACCGCAGCTTAATGAGATAAAAGAAGCAGCCCGACAACTTGGCCTGAATCCCGAAGTAGAGCCTGAAAAAGCATATCCCAAGTCCTGGTGGGAAGTAAGCGGGAGAGTGCTTGTGGATGATAATGGCCCGAAAACCGTTATTGCAAAACAGATAGCTTTAGCCATAAAAAAGATGCGAGGGCCGGAGAGCTCTGCTAAAGCTTAA
- a CDS encoding COG1361 S-layer family protein, translated as MIRVPITKLRQRMIKKIATFALIILVVSVTALPALGEDDDENNFIALDHGYTVDYYKSYGSPVIQASITGDPELERGETADLKIKIANAGAISGFKRLNANQKRINDSIEETIALGEMGEEEECTTAKDIDATLQSETKYIEVESTGNFQNVEELETGHIALLSYTIKVDGNAPAGNYELLLPVTYQYQANVRTVTADAVNLGITDVDYAREYKTKTETLKIPISIKSEPKFEVTNVSGNLVQGESKVVNVTYKNTRETVAKDAFARIIVMSPLSTEKATVRLGDIGPGEEKTASFEIKADSDATVKKYGVNSEIKYLDNDGDSKFSESMKVDLPLKATEQKFSITGIAILLIIVIALYQIVNVHRKRNQNDENVSGDENE; from the coding sequence ATGATACGAGTGCCCATAACAAAACTAAGGCAAAGAATGATTAAAAAAATTGCTACGTTTGCGTTAATTATACTGGTAGTATCAGTGACTGCACTCCCAGCTCTCGGAGAAGACGATGATGAAAACAACTTCATTGCTCTAGATCATGGGTATACTGTGGATTACTACAAGAGTTACGGGTCACCAGTAATACAGGCGTCAATTACAGGGGATCCCGAGCTTGAAAGGGGAGAAACTGCAGATCTGAAGATAAAAATCGCAAATGCCGGAGCTATATCTGGTTTTAAGAGGTTAAACGCAAATCAGAAAAGAATAAACGATTCCATTGAAGAAACAATTGCACTGGGAGAGATGGGAGAAGAAGAAGAATGTACGACAGCAAAAGATATAGACGCTACTCTTCAATCAGAAACGAAGTACATTGAAGTAGAGTCAACAGGCAATTTTCAGAACGTTGAGGAACTTGAAACCGGTCATATAGCACTTCTTAGTTACACAATAAAAGTTGATGGCAATGCACCTGCTGGAAATTATGAACTTCTTCTGCCAGTGACCTATCAATACCAGGCAAATGTCCGAACTGTAACTGCGGATGCGGTAAATCTCGGAATTACTGATGTAGACTATGCAAGAGAGTACAAAACGAAAACCGAAACTCTCAAAATACCTATTTCCATAAAAAGTGAACCTAAATTCGAAGTAACCAATGTTTCTGGCAACCTGGTGCAGGGTGAAAGTAAGGTTGTTAATGTTACTTATAAAAACACAAGAGAAACCGTAGCAAAAGACGCTTTTGCCCGGATAATTGTGATGAGCCCTCTAAGCACTGAAAAAGCTACGGTAAGATTAGGGGATATTGGACCGGGAGAAGAAAAGACTGCCAGTTTTGAAATTAAGGCCGATTCGGATGCTACTGTAAAAAAGTATGGAGTTAATAGTGAAATAAAATATCTTGATAATGACGGAGATTCTAAATTTTCAGAAAGTATGAAAGTAGACTTACCTCTTAAAGCAACAGAACAAAAATTTAGCATAACAGGAATAGCAATTTTATTGATTATAGTTATCGCCCTTTACCAGATAGTAAACGTACACCGGAAAAGAAACCAGAACGATGAGAATGTATCAGGTGATGAAAATGAATAA
- a CDS encoding copper-translocating P-type ATPase, whose product METEEKRVDTRISKTQVNVSISHGNEHGSGRDMHGNSRRSHEESGNKHAGNMAHQDHVEAQTMHTEEKSLDQEQHEEMKLGKPELHEEMKHEEMKHEETKNEETKNEGMKHEEMKHEETKNEGMKHEEMKHEETKNEGMKHEEMKHEGMEHKGHEAAGGKGHGNHHTHMLEDFKRRFIVSFVLTFPILLLSPMIQDFFNFELRVPGADYLTFLLSSVVYLYGGYPFLKGIKEELSEKSPGMMTLIAVAISVAYFYSSAVVFGLYGKVFFWELATLIDIMLLGHWLEMRSVMGASRALEELVKIMPSVAHLKKNGEVVDVGVDQLKIGDKVLIKPGEKVPVDGTVVEGTSSVNESMLTGESKPVTKKPGNDVIGGSINGEAAFIVSVEKTGKDTYLNQVVELVRAAQESKSKTQDLANRAAMYLTITALTVGAITFILWILLGQQLVFALERAVTVMVITCPHALGLAIPLVVAVSTSIAAKSGLLIRDRQAFERARNLQAIIFDKTGTLTEGRFGVTDVVSLSGEGNGTGKDGRDDEKILSLVASLEASSEHPIAAGILESAREKGLQTQSVEEFSSIPGKGVQGLIGGKKFLVVSPGYLEENGIALKNDKVEEIESQGKTVVFLLEEKRVLGAVALADIIRKESREAISKLKSMGIKCLMLTGDNRYVAAWVSKELELDDYFAEVLPHEKAEKVREVQAEYITGMVGDGVNDAPALAQADVGIAIGAGTDVAIETADIVLVKNDPRDVVDIIRLSRKTYSKMYQNLLWATWYNIFAIPLAAGILYGYGILLSPAIGAVFMSLSTVIVAVNAKTLKMS is encoded by the coding sequence ATGGAGACTGAAGAGAAGAGAGTGGACACCAGGATTTCTAAAACTCAGGTAAATGTATCTATATCTCATGGTAATGAACACGGCTCTGGAAGGGACATGCACGGTAATTCCCGTAGGTCTCACGAAGAAAGTGGGAATAAGCATGCCGGAAATATGGCGCACCAGGACCATGTCGAAGCACAAACGATGCATACTGAAGAGAAATCACTGGACCAAGAGCAACATGAAGAAATGAAGCTTGGAAAACCTGAGCTGCATGAAGAGATGAAACATGAAGAGATGAAACATGAAGAGACGAAAAATGAAGAAACGAAAAATGAAGGAATGAAACATGAAGAGATGAAACATGAAGAAACGAAAAATGAAGGAATGAAACATGAAGAGATGAAACATGAAGAAACGAAAAATGAAGGAATGAAACATGAAGAGATGAAACACGAAGGAATGGAACATAAAGGCCATGAGGCTGCGGGTGGAAAAGGACACGGCAACCATCATACTCACATGCTTGAAGATTTTAAAAGGAGATTTATTGTTTCTTTCGTGTTAACGTTTCCTATTTTGCTGCTCTCTCCTATGATCCAGGACTTTTTTAACTTTGAGCTTCGTGTTCCAGGTGCTGATTATCTAACTTTTTTGCTTTCTTCGGTCGTTTATCTCTACGGTGGGTATCCTTTCCTGAAGGGAATTAAAGAAGAACTTTCTGAAAAATCGCCTGGCATGATGACCCTTATAGCTGTTGCAATCAGCGTAGCCTATTTTTACAGTTCGGCTGTAGTTTTCGGGCTTTATGGTAAGGTCTTTTTCTGGGAGCTTGCGACTCTTATCGATATAATGCTGCTCGGACACTGGCTGGAGATGCGTTCGGTTATGGGGGCTTCAAGGGCTCTTGAGGAGCTGGTAAAGATCATGCCTTCAGTTGCCCACTTGAAGAAAAATGGAGAAGTTGTTGATGTTGGGGTTGACCAGCTAAAAATAGGGGATAAGGTTTTGATCAAGCCCGGGGAAAAAGTGCCTGTGGACGGCACTGTTGTAGAGGGGACAAGCAGTGTCAACGAGTCTATGCTTACCGGAGAATCAAAGCCTGTCACGAAAAAGCCGGGAAATGACGTTATTGGCGGCTCAATTAATGGAGAAGCGGCTTTTATTGTTAGTGTAGAAAAGACCGGAAAGGATACCTATCTCAACCAAGTTGTTGAACTTGTCAGGGCTGCTCAGGAAAGCAAATCAAAAACCCAGGACCTGGCAAACCGGGCGGCCATGTATCTTACAATCACAGCTCTGACGGTAGGAGCTATCACTTTTATTCTCTGGATTCTTCTCGGTCAACAGCTTGTCTTTGCACTGGAAAGGGCAGTGACTGTAATGGTTATTACCTGTCCGCATGCCCTTGGGCTTGCAATACCCCTCGTAGTTGCAGTTTCGACGTCCATTGCTGCAAAATCCGGGCTTCTCATCCGGGACAGGCAGGCATTTGAAAGAGCTCGGAACCTTCAGGCTATTATTTTTGACAAAACCGGTACACTAACCGAAGGCCGGTTTGGTGTTACGGATGTCGTTTCTCTTTCAGGAGAAGGAAATGGAACCGGAAAGGATGGGAGGGATGATGAAAAAATCTTAAGCCTTGTAGCCTCCCTGGAAGCCAGTTCTGAACACCCCATTGCAGCAGGAATTCTGGAAAGTGCAAGGGAAAAAGGTTTGCAGACTCAATCCGTGGAAGAATTCAGTTCAATTCCTGGAAAAGGTGTACAGGGCCTGATTGGAGGAAAAAAGTTCCTTGTTGTGAGTCCTGGCTATCTTGAAGAAAACGGAATTGCTCTCAAAAATGATAAAGTTGAAGAAATCGAATCGCAGGGAAAAACTGTCGTGTTCTTGCTTGAAGAAAAAAGGGTACTTGGAGCCGTTGCACTTGCCGACATTATCAGGAAAGAGTCCAGGGAAGCTATCTCGAAACTTAAAAGCATGGGAATTAAGTGCCTCATGCTCACAGGAGATAATCGTTATGTAGCAGCCTGGGTATCTAAGGAACTGGAGCTTGACGACTATTTCGCAGAAGTCCTCCCTCATGAGAAAGCCGAGAAGGTCAGGGAAGTTCAGGCGGAATACATCACAGGAATGGTCGGAGATGGGGTTAATGACGCACCTGCCCTGGCTCAGGCTGATGTCGGGATAGCTATTGGAGCAGGGACGGATGTTGCAATCGAAACCGCTGATATAGTTCTGGTAAAAAACGATCCGAGAGATGTAGTTGATATCATCAGGCTTTCCAGAAAAACGTATTCCAAGATGTATCAGAATCTCCTCTGGGCAACATGGTATAACATTTTTGCCATTCCTCTCGCAGCCGGAATACTCTATGGATATGGAATCTTACTGAGCCCTGCTATAGGTGCTGTTTTCATGAGCCTGAGCACTGTAATCGTAGCAGTAAACGCTAAAACTTTAAAAATGAGTTGA
- a CDS encoding efflux RND transporter permease subunit, with protein sequence MKNIFEKLGFFIQKNRFSILLIALLCILIATQGAQLIEMESGTETFVGKDSPLYQDYDHLYQKIFQTQSVVVMVEGNDVETADVMKAVDRLEHQVQATNGVIETTSPASLIKQINYKMTGKSKLPDTDEEIKTIVDGNPDIFGQLIPDNTHMVISVVMAGSASEDNQEDILASTQEAVSLADFPPSYNIIVTGDPAFSVSMNDEMTSSMGVLLGLSAVFMIIVLLLVFRHVRWCLLPLPIVLLGIVYTFGAMGYIGIPMSMVSMAAFPILIGLGIDYAIQFHNRLEEELREKGNKTTAVIETVKHTGPAVLTALVMTALGFFSLFTSTVPMIQDFGKLLMIGILMCYFSAIFVGVITISLFDKYSDKNPLRKVISKIKPANPEKKKKSEEGDESDRLIGRILQKTTNLTIKYDVVVLGIALLLCFGGLYLDQSVPIQTDVETFVPQDMPALVDLQHMGDIMGNSDELNLIIKVKDVANPDVLKWIDQFSEHEAASNSHIYGSSSIVDLVKEYNGGVIPDTSQEIKDIYSEIPDSQKDRYIYGNNMLLLNFDIGNAVADIKVTGIEELRNVVKQDMQWMPAPPGTAVTITGNSVVYIEVISALTSGRITMTFLGLILVLAGLLIVYKDWVKALVPVIPMLIVIGWSGGVMSLLNISYTPLTATLGALILGVGSEYAILMMERYFEEKDKGASPLEAIQLTSSKIGSAIVASGATTVFGFMALLASPFPIITDFGTVTVIDVLLALLATFVVFPPLMVTFDIWRDKRKGARTAEKQTDTKKQIQGAEI encoded by the coding sequence ATTAAAAATATTTTTGAAAAACTGGGATTTTTCATTCAGAAGAACCGTTTTTCCATACTCCTGATAGCTTTACTGTGTATACTTATAGCAACGCAGGGAGCGCAGCTCATTGAGATGGAATCAGGAACAGAAACCTTTGTTGGAAAAGACTCTCCTCTCTACCAGGATTATGATCACCTTTATCAAAAAATTTTCCAGACACAATCTGTTGTGGTAATGGTAGAGGGCAACGATGTAGAAACTGCTGACGTGATGAAAGCTGTAGACAGGCTAGAACATCAGGTCCAGGCAACCAATGGGGTAATTGAAACTACAAGCCCCGCTTCACTGATCAAACAGATCAATTATAAGATGACAGGGAAATCTAAACTCCCTGATACCGATGAAGAAATAAAAACCATTGTGGATGGAAACCCTGATATTTTCGGCCAGCTTATTCCTGATAATACTCATATGGTAATTTCGGTAGTCATGGCCGGTTCAGCTAGTGAAGATAATCAGGAAGATATCCTTGCTTCCACTCAAGAAGCTGTTTCACTTGCGGATTTTCCACCTTCCTACAACATTATTGTTACTGGCGATCCAGCATTCAGCGTTTCCATGAACGATGAGATGACTTCCAGTATGGGAGTGCTTCTAGGACTTTCAGCGGTTTTCATGATTATTGTACTGCTTCTTGTGTTCAGACATGTTCGCTGGTGTCTTCTTCCTCTGCCGATAGTTCTTCTTGGTATTGTTTATACCTTCGGAGCCATGGGTTATATAGGAATTCCCATGTCCATGGTTTCCATGGCTGCATTCCCTATCCTTATAGGCTTAGGAATTGACTATGCTATTCAGTTCCATAACCGACTTGAGGAGGAACTTCGGGAAAAAGGGAACAAAACAACAGCAGTTATAGAAACCGTAAAGCATACCGGGCCTGCAGTCCTCACAGCTCTGGTAATGACAGCCCTTGGATTTTTCTCCCTTTTTACATCTACAGTGCCAATGATCCAGGATTTTGGTAAATTGCTTATGATAGGCATTTTAATGTGTTACTTCTCTGCTATCTTTGTAGGGGTTATAACAATTTCTTTATTTGACAAATACTCGGATAAAAACCCCCTGAGGAAGGTAATAAGTAAGATAAAACCTGCAAATCCGGAAAAGAAGAAAAAGTCTGAGGAAGGAGACGAAAGTGATCGCCTGATAGGGAGGATCCTGCAGAAAACTACAAACCTGACTATCAAATATGACGTTGTAGTACTGGGAATTGCACTCTTGCTCTGCTTTGGCGGACTTTACCTCGACCAGTCCGTGCCTATCCAGACTGATGTTGAAACTTTTGTGCCTCAGGACATGCCTGCACTCGTGGATCTTCAACATATGGGAGATATCATGGGCAATAGTGATGAATTAAACCTTATCATCAAGGTTAAGGACGTAGCTAATCCAGACGTCCTTAAGTGGATTGATCAGTTTTCCGAGCATGAAGCAGCGTCTAATAGCCACATTTACGGCTCTTCGAGCATTGTAGATCTCGTAAAGGAATATAATGGAGGGGTAATTCCCGATACCAGCCAGGAAATAAAGGATATTTACTCTGAAATTCCTGATTCACAGAAAGACCGCTATATATACGGGAATAATATGCTTCTCCTGAACTTCGACATAGGAAATGCGGTTGCGGACATAAAGGTAACAGGTATTGAGGAACTCAGGAATGTTGTCAAGCAAGACATGCAGTGGATGCCGGCTCCACCGGGCACAGCTGTCACGATTACCGGAAACTCGGTTGTGTACATAGAGGTTATCTCTGCTCTTACCAGCGGAAGAATTACAATGACTTTCCTTGGCCTGATCCTCGTGCTCGCAGGGCTTCTTATTGTATACAAAGACTGGGTGAAAGCCCTTGTTCCTGTAATCCCAATGTTAATAGTTATTGGTTGGTCAGGCGGAGTTATGAGCCTTCTTAATATCAGCTATACTCCCCTCACAGCAACCCTGGGAGCTCTGATACTGGGAGTCGGGTCAGAATATGCTATCCTCATGATGGAACGTTACTTTGAAGAAAAGGATAAAGGAGCAAGTCCTTTAGAGGCTATCCAGCTAACCAGTTCCAAAATAGGAAGTGCAATTGTTGCTTCAGGGGCCACGACGGTATTCGGGTTTATGGCCCTGCTGGCTTCTCCTTTCCCCATAATAACCGACTTTGGTACAGTTACGGTTATCGATGTCTTGCTGGCTCTCTTGGCAACCTTTGTAGTCTTCCCCCCGCTTATGGTTACTTTTGATATCTGGCGCGATAAAAGAAAAGGGGCCAGGACAGCAGAAAAACAGACAGATACAAAAAAACAAATTCAGGGGGCCGAGATATGA
- a CDS encoding COG1361 S-layer family protein gives MNNKNGLFITVTTLLILCWAVFPAQAAVPDNFDISENYYSVYGGPDLNATLVGDNQYSRGDTVTLNLNMMNKGEISGFKSEKDADIGDYANEMLQQSEMQYEAQATTAIGILATLKSDDPNIKVKSGSQEAGTLKQGKESASPTKFTVEINKNTPAGTYPLTLELSYQYQNNVQVGGDDFDSVTGLVTNKEVGLWYENKTQTQTINIEVKKEPYFEVTNVTGDLYPDEGGMLYVTYKNTGEETAKDSTVRISASDPFSTTDDQAYLGTLKPGDSEVAVFDMDVDETATAKPYSISSEIFYEDADGHDQTSDTIKLNTEVLEAKNSLPGFGLVTGITMALAACFVMLRRKKQD, from the coding sequence ATGAATAATAAAAATGGATTATTTATTACTGTCACAACTCTTCTGATCCTTTGTTGGGCAGTCTTCCCAGCGCAGGCAGCTGTACCAGACAATTTTGATATTAGTGAAAACTACTACTCAGTATACGGAGGGCCTGACCTTAATGCAACACTTGTTGGAGACAACCAGTACTCTAGAGGAGATACTGTAACTCTCAATCTAAATATGATGAATAAGGGTGAAATTTCCGGCTTTAAATCTGAAAAGGATGCAGATATTGGGGATTATGCAAATGAGATGCTCCAGCAGTCAGAGATGCAGTATGAAGCGCAGGCTACGACAGCAATAGGCATTCTTGCAACCCTTAAATCTGATGATCCTAACATTAAAGTTAAGTCTGGATCCCAGGAAGCTGGAACTCTCAAACAGGGAAAAGAGAGTGCAAGTCCCACAAAGTTTACAGTTGAAATTAACAAAAACACTCCTGCAGGTACTTATCCTCTTACCCTTGAGCTTTCTTATCAGTACCAGAATAATGTTCAGGTAGGCGGAGATGACTTTGACAGTGTTACAGGCCTTGTAACGAATAAGGAAGTCGGTCTCTGGTATGAAAACAAGACACAGACGCAGACTATAAATATCGAAGTCAAGAAGGAGCCTTACTTTGAAGTTACAAATGTAACAGGTGACCTTTACCCTGATGAAGGTGGGATGCTTTATGTTACATATAAAAACACAGGAGAAGAAACTGCAAAAGATTCAACTGTTAGAATTAGTGCATCTGATCCCTTCAGTACCACTGATGACCAGGCTTACCTTGGAACTCTGAAACCCGGAGACAGTGAAGTTGCTGTTTTCGATATGGATGTAGACGAAACTGCTACTGCAAAGCCATACTCTATAAGCAGCGAGATTTTCTATGAAGATGCTGATGGGCACGACCAGACTTCGGATACTATTAAATTAAATACCGAAGTTCTGGAGGCAAAAAATTCTCTCCCGGGATTTGGGCTTGTGACAGGGATTACAATGGCTCTAGCTGCATGCTTTGTAATGCTCAGGAGAAAGAAACAGGATTGA
- a CDS encoding ribonuclease P protein component 4, which produces MSRIARKQQKNLIQVIATQRMWRLFELAKREHAEHPERSERYVQLIRNISMRNRMSIPREIKSRICKHCYAFLVPGKNARYRLKEGYIIVSCQCCGKEMRYPYKKLK; this is translated from the coding sequence ATGTCCAGAATAGCAAGAAAACAGCAGAAAAACCTGATTCAGGTAATCGCAACCCAGCGCATGTGGCGGCTTTTTGAGCTTGCAAAAAGAGAACATGCAGAACATCCTGAACGCAGCGAGCGTTACGTGCAACTTATAAGGAACATCTCTATGAGAAACCGGATGAGTATTCCAAGAGAAATAAAAAGCAGAATTTGCAAACACTGCTATGCTTTTCTCGTGCCCGGAAAAAATGCCCGTTACAGGCTGAAAGAAGGATATATAATTGTTTCTTGCCAGTGCTGCGGAAAAGAGATGAGGTATCCTTATAAAAAATTAAAATAA
- a CDS encoding MBL fold metallo-hydrolase, which produces MTRVKIGNVTIQWLGHSGFLLEGDEKKIYIDPYDLSEEPAFEDKADILLITHEHFDHCSPDDIRKVRRSDSTTLIPENLSLQFKGDARRVAEGDVLADGLEIKGTRIEVVPAYNLDKPYHPRGLGVGYIVELGGIRIYHAGDCDFIPEMKNIRADVALLPIGGTYTMDEEEAASAAAAISPKDVIPMHYGKPDITDGDPEKFKALVHSKNPEINVIILDS; this is translated from the coding sequence ATGACCCGAGTAAAGATTGGAAATGTTACAATTCAGTGGTTGGGACACTCTGGCTTTTTACTTGAGGGGGATGAAAAGAAGATTTATATTGACCCCTACGACCTCAGCGAAGAACCAGCTTTTGAAGATAAAGCTGATATCCTGTTAATTACTCATGAGCACTTTGACCACTGCAGCCCTGATGATATCCGAAAAGTCCGGCGGTCGGACTCAACCACTCTGATCCCTGAAAATTTATCCCTGCAATTCAAGGGGGACGCAAGGCGGGTTGCTGAGGGAGATGTGCTAGCCGACGGGCTTGAGATTAAGGGAACCCGAATTGAAGTAGTTCCGGCTTATAACCTAGATAAACCCTATCATCCCCGTGGATTGGGAGTGGGGTATATAGTGGAACTTGGAGGAATCCGGATCTATCATGCAGGAGACTGCGATTTTATCCCTGAGATGAAAAATATCAGGGCAGATGTTGCTCTTTTGCCTATAGGTGGCACGTACACAATGGACGAAGAAGAAGCAGCAAGTGCAGCCGCAGCAATTTCCCCAAAAGATGTAATTCCGATGCACTACGGGAAGCCAGACATAACAGATGGAGATCCCGAAAAGTTTAAAGCCCTTGTACACAGCAAAAACCCTGAGATTAATGTGATTATTCTTGATTCCTGA
- a CDS encoding TrmB family transcriptional regulator, translating to MVLQTNPQLIHNLEKLGLTENEAKAYVGLVSLREATAREIHELTNVPRAKIYEILKVLAKKGYLEVRQGSPTYFRAVDPKKVIGEIKNEFLNCAIETLGQLNELSYELPKTSPVWYIQSDWGIKNRIREIMAGVREELIIFSSNPELLKEFKREIKKLEKTCNLTLIVDELDRFNSLPFEFKETNKEFTDFMNNIVIDGIQYKEEFFMIADGKESIGVHSAGNKREAVIIKLPIVSYMQKMIYERVLEPGFIKQDR from the coding sequence ATGGTATTACAAACAAATCCTCAGTTAATTCATAACCTTGAAAAACTGGGGCTAACCGAAAATGAAGCAAAAGCATATGTTGGGCTCGTTAGTTTGAGGGAGGCTACAGCCCGTGAGATTCACGAACTTACAAATGTGCCAAGAGCCAAAATATATGAAATTCTGAAGGTACTTGCAAAAAAAGGCTATCTGGAAGTGAGACAGGGATCTCCAACGTATTTCCGAGCAGTTGATCCTAAGAAGGTAATCGGAGAAATAAAAAACGAATTCTTAAACTGTGCAATAGAGACACTTGGACAGCTCAATGAATTGAGTTATGAACTTCCAAAAACTTCTCCTGTATGGTACATCCAGAGCGACTGGGGAATAAAGAACCGGATACGTGAAATCATGGCAGGAGTAAGAGAAGAATTAATTATTTTTTCATCAAACCCTGAGTTACTCAAGGAATTTAAGCGGGAAATAAAAAAACTGGAAAAAACCTGTAATCTAACTCTTATAGTTGATGAACTGGATAGGTTCAATTCACTTCCTTTTGAGTTCAAGGAAACCAATAAAGAGTTTACGGATTTCATGAATAACATTGTAATTGACGGCATCCAGTATAAAGAAGAATTTTTTATGATTGCCGATGGAAAGGAATCAATAGGGGTTCACAGCGCAGGAAACAAAAGAGAAGCAGTGATAATCAAATTGCCGATTGTTTCCTATATGCAGAAAATGATCTATGAGAGGGTGCTTGAACCAGGTTTTATCAAACAAGACAGATAA
- a CDS encoding universal stress protein: MKRKLFRNIVIATDGSKNVQRAISHGIEFAKLSGAIVHALYVVNTPSTISENWTAGKETIYNIMKNDGQKAVSKIKKIGEASGVEVREVLLKGYPSSEIIYFAENNNIDLIVMGSLGATGLERFLIGSVAETVVRGSKVPVLVVRSEKQS, encoded by the coding sequence ATGAAGAGAAAACTTTTCCGAAATATAGTTATTGCAACAGATGGATCTAAGAATGTTCAGAGGGCTATTTCTCACGGTATTGAGTTTGCAAAACTTAGCGGAGCCATTGTCCACGCTCTTTACGTAGTAAATACACCCTCTACAATTTCTGAAAATTGGACTGCTGGTAAAGAAACAATCTATAATATTATGAAAAATGATGGGCAGAAAGCAGTATCTAAAATTAAGAAGATTGGAGAGGCCTCAGGTGTAGAGGTCAGAGAGGTCCTTTTAAAAGGGTATCCAAGTAGTGAAATCATCTATTTCGCGGAAAATAACAATATTGATTTGATAGTAATGGGCTCCCTTGGAGCAACCGGACTTGAAAGGTTCCTAATAGGAAGCGTTGCAGAAACAGTAGTAAGAGGTTCTAAAGTCCCGGTCCTGGTTGTCCGGAGTGAAAAGCAAAGCTGA